The proteins below come from a single Argentina anserina chromosome 1, drPotAnse1.1, whole genome shotgun sequence genomic window:
- the LOC126805062 gene encoding LOB domain-containing protein 38-like: MSCNGCRVLRKGCSESCILRPCLQWIETPEAQGHATVFVAKFFGRAGLMSFISAVPESQRPVLFQSLLFEACGRTINPVNGAVGLLWTGNWQVCQAAVETVLRGGTLRPIPELVSGSESGLTPDEASEAGGTVCTDMWRFRDPTHSSGCSSRFTSSRSKAASCSPTTKRKRPDDESFKVQHADLDLRLTPTLAFRPKPKHESRRPGSPSMNSEESVVTTCFESSGFAEQYPNPNPNGGVLGSEIKLLNLFP, translated from the exons atgagCTGCAACGGCTGCCGAGTTCTCCGCAAGGGCTGCAGCGAGTCCTGCATCTTACGTCCTTGCCTCCAGTGGATCGAGACCCCAGAAGCTCAGGGACACGCCACCGTCTTCGTCGCCAAGTTCTTCGGCCGCGCCGGCCTCATGTCCTTCATCTCCGCCGTCCCTGAGTCCCAGCGACCCG TTCTGTTTCAATCTCTATTGTTCGAGGCTTGCGGTCGTACGATCAACCCGGTCAACGGCGCGGTGGGGCTGCTTTGGACAGGGAACTGGCAGGTCTGCCAGGCCGCGGTGGAGACTGTTCTTCGCGGCGGGACTCTGCGGCCGATTCCCGAGCTGGTTTCGGGTTCCGAGTCTGGTTTGACACCCGACGAGGCTTCCGAGGCTGGCGGGACCGTGTGTACAGACATGTGGAGGTTCCGAGATCCGACTCACAGCTCGGGCTGTTCTTCCCGGTTCACCAGCTCACGTTCTAAGGCCGCGTCTTGTTCTCCGACGACGAAGCGGAAGAGACCGGACGACGAGTCATTCAAGGTGCAGCATGCGGATCTGGACCTCCGGTTGACTCCAACCCTCGCTTTCAGACCGAAGCCTAAACACGAGAGCCGACGACCCGGCTCGCCGTCTATGAACTCTGAGGAGTCGGTGGTCACCACGTGCTTTGAGTCTTCTGGGTTTGCGGAGCAGTACCCGAACCCGAACCCGAACGGAGGAGTACTTGGGTCCGAGATAAAGCTACTCAACCTGTTTCCTTGA